Proteins from one Cicer arietinum cultivar CDC Frontier isolate Library 1 chromosome 3, Cicar.CDCFrontier_v2.0, whole genome shotgun sequence genomic window:
- the LOC101509620 gene encoding uncharacterized protein has translation MGTSIRSGNIKKPNESMKLMIATFAGIFFGFFLGVSFPKLSLTKVNLPLSLFPSVDLTYIEEKYSKIETNSIWDAWASFRGDTNMFNQLHKLNEKTKIWVPTNPRGAERLPPRIVETQSDFYLRRLWGLPHQDLSIKPKYLVTFTVGYDQRDNIDAAMKKFSENFTIVLFHYDGRASEWNKFEWSKKAIHISARKQTKWWYAKRFLHPDIVAPYDYVFLWDEDLGTEHFDAEEYLEMVRKHGLQISQPGLDPSSSSFTWQMTRKRDGVEVHKMTEARIYFCMIFKILRFVEIMAPVFSKDAWRCVWHMIQNDLIHGWGLDFALRKCVESPHEKIGVVDSQWIVHKSIPSLGSQGKAEGGRSPWEGVRDRCSKEWAMFKERMANAEKDYFQRGHTPLNSTGT, from the exons ATGGGAACTTCCATAAGAAG TGGAAATATTAAAAAACCCAATGAATCAATGAAGCTCATGATAGCAACCTTTGCTGGAATTTTTTTTGGCTTCTTTCTAGGAGTATCATTTCCAAAACTATCATTAACTAAG GTGAATCTTCCATTAAGCCTTTTTCCATCCGTTGATCTCACATATATTGAAGAAAAGTACTCCAAAATTGAAACCAACTCTATATGGGATGCTTGGGCTTCCTTTAGAGGTGATACAAACATGTTCAATCAGCTTCACAAATTAAATGAGAAGACAAAA ATTTGGGTTCCTACAAATCCTCGAGGAGCTGAAAGACTACCCCCTAGAATTGTCGAAACTCAATCAGATTTTTATCTTCGTCGGCTATGGGGTCTACCACATCAG GACCTAAGTATCAAACCAAAGTATCTTGTAACATTTACTGTCGGGTATGACCAGAGAGACAACATTGATGCTGCAATGAAAAAG TTCTCTGAGAACTTCACTATTGTGTTATTCCACTATGATGGTCGAGCTAGTGAGTGGAATAAGTTTGAGTGGTCAAAGAAAGCAATTCATATAAGTGCTAGAAAGCAAACTAAATG GTGGTATGCTAAACGCTTTCTACATCCTGACATTGTGGCTCCCTATGATTACGTTTTCCTTTGGGATGAGGATTTAGGCACGGAGCATTTTGATGCAGAGGA GTACTTGGAAATGGTAAGGAAGCATGGTTTGCAGATCTCACAGCCTGGTCTAGACCCAAGTAGTAGTAGTTTTACATGGCAAATGACAAGGAAAAGGGATGGCGTTGAAGTCCATAA GATGACGGAGGcgagaatttatttttg catgatttttaaaatactcaGATTTGTTGAGATCATGGCTCCTGTATTTTCCAAAGATGCGTGGCGTTGTGTATGGCATATGATACAG AATGACCTAATTCATGGATGGGGTCTTGATTTTGCTCTCAGAAAATGTGTAGAG TCTCCTCATGAGAAAATAGGAGTTGTTGATAGTCAATGGATTGTTCACAAAAGTATTCCCTCACTTGGAAGCCAG GGGAAAGCGGAGGGTGGAAGGTCACCGTGGGAAGGG GTGAGAGATAGGTGTAGCAAAGAATGGGCAATGTTTAAAGAGCGTATGGCGAATGCAGAGAAAGATTATTTTCAAAGAGGACATACTCCCCTTAATTCCACCGGTACATAG